The Hymenobacter sp. 5317J-9 genome has a window encoding:
- a CDS encoding cobalamin-dependent protein (Presence of a B(12) (cobalamin)-binding domain implies dependence on cobalamin itself, in one of its several forms, or in some unusual lineages, dependence on a cobalamin-like analog.), with amino-acid sequence MPTNQALREQIAQRLYQELGALAEAAAKQLPDAASPPAADLPDSSVDQLQQHIIALANAVLMNSPGLFEGHLLQFSQQLGPVVATEEVAALRQTLLLRLTVGEYVLVAGILSAGLVALAAPLAALAPVAEAPPETPEALRFAALATHYVTLLLAADRTAAQRLLVAEAEAGTDVRDLYLHVLQPAQREVGNRWHRGEISVAEEHYCTAATAGVMAQLQPYFQGTPRNGRRLLAACVAGDLHTIGLQMVADFLEYDGWDVSYLGASTPQDSIRRMIADQGVQLLLTSASMPHHVPLLGDLVAALRRDPATRHVRVVVGGRPFVYDADLWERTGADAWAASADDAVAVVRGLFQQE; translated from the coding sequence TTGCCCACCAACCAAGCGCTGCGCGAGCAGATTGCCCAGCGGCTCTACCAGGAGCTGGGGGCGCTGGCCGAAGCTGCCGCTAAGCAGCTCCCCGATGCCGCCTCCCCGCCCGCGGCCGACCTCCCCGACTCATCCGTCGACCAGCTGCAGCAACACATCATTGCCCTGGCCAACGCCGTGCTCATGAACAGCCCGGGCCTGTTTGAGGGCCACCTGCTGCAGTTCAGCCAACAGCTGGGCCCCGTGGTGGCAACTGAGGAAGTGGCCGCCCTGCGCCAAACGCTGCTGCTACGCCTTACCGTGGGCGAATACGTGCTGGTGGCAGGCATCCTCAGCGCCGGCCTCGTTGCGCTGGCCGCCCCGCTGGCGGCGCTGGCTCCGGTGGCCGAAGCGCCCCCCGAAACCCCCGAAGCCCTCCGATTTGCCGCGCTGGCCACCCATTACGTGACCCTGCTGCTGGCCGCCGACCGCACCGCCGCCCAGCGCCTGCTGGTGGCCGAAGCGGAAGCGGGCACCGACGTGCGCGACCTCTACCTGCACGTGCTGCAGCCGGCCCAGCGCGAAGTGGGCAACCGCTGGCATCGCGGCGAAATCAGCGTGGCTGAGGAGCATTACTGCACCGCCGCCACGGCCGGCGTGATGGCCCAGCTACAGCCCTATTTCCAGGGCACTCCGCGGAACGGGCGGCGCCTGCTGGCCGCCTGCGTGGCCGGCGACCTGCACACGATTGGCCTGCAGATGGTGGCTGACTTTCTGGAGTATGACGGCTGGGACGTGAGCTACCTCGGCGCCAGCACGCCCCAGGACAGCATCCGCCGCATGATAGCCGACCAAGGCGTGCAGCTGCTGCTTACGTCGGCGTCCATGCCGCACCACGTGCCGCTGCTGGGCGACCTAGTGGCTGCCCTGCGGCGCGACCCGGCTACGCGCCACGTGCGCGTGGTGGTGGGCGGGCGCCCCTTTGTGTACGACGCCGACCTGTGGGAGCGCACCGGCGCCGACGCCTGGGCCGCCAGCGCCGACGATGCGGTGGCCGTGGTGCGGGGACTTTTTCAGCAAGAATAA